GGTGCAGATGGCGATCGCCTCGATTTCCGGGTGCGCCTTCAGCATGGCATCCATGTCTGGATAGGCGTTGATGCCTTCGGGGCGGGCGTGAGGCGAACAGCCGGCCACCAATTCCAGGTTTCTGTTGCCGCGGATCGATGGGATGTGCTGGTCAACGGCGATCTTGCCGAGGCCAATCAGGCCGATTTTCAAAGGTTTTTTGCCGAATAGTCCCATCGTCGCGTTTCCTTAGTCGTCTTTGCGGCGTCCTTTAACGTGGCCGCATTCATTTGTAAATTGTAGTATAATTAATTCTGCTCGGCGAGCGAATAAATCCGCTCCATCGGCAGCCATTTTTCGCCCGGCGCGGCGAATGGCAGGGCCTGCTGGAAGTCCCACATCAGGGTCTCCCATTTCTGCACGTCCTCGCTGGCCGCATCGGCCGCCGCCTTGGCTGCCGGATCGAAATCCGGACCGGGCGTCAGGATCATGAACATCCGATTGCCGACCAGATAGATTTCCAGCGCCTCGATACCGGCCTTGCGGATCGACTCATTGATCGCCGCCGGCACCTGACCGGGGGCGTGCCACTGTTTGTAGCGTTCGATTAGCGCCGGATCATCTTTCAGATCAAGGGCATAGACCAGTTTTTCGGATGAGACAGTCATCAGTGTTTCCAATTTTGTCTGAGTATATATTGAACTTTTCGCATGAGCGCAAATGGTTCAGGAGATTTCATATTTGACGTTCCGATTCATATGTGATGTTAAATGAAGCCATAAAGGGCCCGCAAGGCTGAAAATACAGGGATATCGTTGCATGGATCTCGACGCCAGATACCAAAGCACCAAAAGGTTTCGCCGCCATATGGCCGATCATATTGATTACCGCCCTGTTCTTCTTCTGGGGCATGGCCAACAATCTCAATGACATCCTGATCCCGCAATTCAAGAAAGCTTTCACCCTTACCGATTTCGAATCGAGCCTGGTGCAGCAATCCTTCTATCTTGGCTATTTCCTGATGGCCGTTCCCGCCGGCCTGCTGATGCGGCGCTTTGGTTATAAGGCGGCTGTCGTCACCGGGCTGATCATCTTCGCCATTGGCGCCTTCTCCTTCTATCCTGGCGCGGAAATCCGCCAATATCCCTGGCTGCTGGGCGCCCTGTTCGTTATCGCCGCCGGCCTGGCTTTCCTTGAAACGGCCGCCAATCCGCTGATGACCATTCTGGGAGACGAAAAGTACGCGGCGTTCCGGCTGAACCTCGCCCAGGCTTTCAATCCGCTGGGGTCTCTGGCCGGTATCTGGGTGGGCAAGACCTTTATTCTTTCAGGCATTGAACACATGAATGCCACCGCCGATCTGGTGCGCGAAACCAAGGCGGTACAGATGCCATACATCGCCATCGGCTGCGTGGTGCTGGCCTGGGCGGTGCTGGTGGGCTTAAGCCGGTTCCCGGCTGCCGCCACGAAAGCCGCGCATGACGCCGAAGAAGCGAAGATTTCCGCCGGACAGGCCCTGACGGGTCTGCTGAAGCACGGCCACTTCCTGACCGGTGTAATGGCGCAGTTCTTCTATGTCGGCGCGCAGGTAGGCATCTGGAGCTACACTATCAAGTACGCCCAGAGCGAAATCGGCATCACCGACAAGGCGGCCGCCGACTATGTTTTCGCGGGGCTGGTACTTTTCGCCATCGGCCGCTTCGCCGGTACGGCCCTGATGCGCGTCGTGCCCGCCACGAAGCTGCTGGGTGCCTTTGCACTGATCAACATCGCCCTGACCGCTTACGCCGCAACAGTCGGCGGGCAGAACGGCCTCTATGCCCTGGTGGCCGCCTCCTTCTTCATGTCGATCATGTTCCCGACCATCTTCGCCACCTCCTTGCGGGGCTTAGGCATCCTGACCAAGACCGGCGCCTCCCTGCTGGTCATGAGTATTATCGGCGGCGCGGTCCTGACCGCCGCCATGGGCTATATCTCCGACATCAGCCACATTAGGACCGCGATTTTCGTGCCCCTGGCCTGTTTCGTGGTCATCGCGCTCTACGGCCTCGGCTCGAAATCGGCAAAGGTCGACATGACCAAGAGCCATTGATGACTATCGACTCCCACCAGCACCTGTGGCGGATCGGCCAAAACGGTCACCAATGGCCGACGCCGGATCTGGACGCAATTTATCGCGATTTCGTCCCCGATGATCTGGCAGCCGCCTGTACGGGGCTGGACATCACCGGCACCGTTCTGGTGCAGTCGCAACCCGCCGATGCCGATACCGACTGGATGCTGGCGGTCGCCGCCGCCACGCCCATGATCAAGGGCGTGGTCGGCTGGGTGGATTTCACCGCGCCGGACGCTCCACAGCGCATCGCTTATCTCGCGCGACAGCCTAAACTGAAAGGGCTGCGGCCCATGCTCCAGGGCCTGGCTCAGGATGACTGGATCCTGCGCGACGATGTCCGCC
This sequence is a window from Asticcacaulis sp.. Protein-coding genes within it:
- a CDS encoding L-rhamnose mutarotase; translation: MTVSSEKLVYALDLKDDPALIERYKQWHAPGQVPAAINESIRKAGIEALEIYLVGNRMFMILTPGPDFDPAAKAAADAASEDVQKWETLMWDFQQALPFAAPGEKWLPMERIYSLAEQN
- the fucP gene encoding L-fucose:H+ symporter permease → MWPIILITALFFFWGMANNLNDILIPQFKKAFTLTDFESSLVQQSFYLGYFLMAVPAGLLMRRFGYKAAVVTGLIIFAIGAFSFYPGAEIRQYPWLLGALFVIAAGLAFLETAANPLMTILGDEKYAAFRLNLAQAFNPLGSLAGIWVGKTFILSGIEHMNATADLVRETKAVQMPYIAIGCVVLAWAVLVGLSRFPAAATKAAHDAEEAKISAGQALTGLLKHGHFLTGVMAQFFYVGAQVGIWSYTIKYAQSEIGITDKAAADYVFAGLVLFAIGRFAGTALMRVVPATKLLGAFALINIALTAYAATVGGQNGLYALVAASFFMSIMFPTIFATSLRGLGILTKTGASLLVMSIIGGAVLTAAMGYISDISHIRTAIFVPLACFVVIALYGLGSKSAKVDMTKSH